The Pseudomonas fluorescens genome includes a window with the following:
- a CDS encoding CpsD/CapB family tyrosine-protein kinase — protein MDGSTNILTIASPSETNLTSTVLDPSLRILLLTSANTGTGTSTSAMALAAQLAQMSNGRVLLVDASQSPRNLSQQLSLHKERGFTDLLFNSLAPPLLQDCVVQASSLPFDVLPHGRLGRNAERLSPERLRPLFRQLAAQYRFVVIDADAVYSASDTLVLSTQVDGVVLVVRGEDTRWEVAQAARQRLSQAGAKVVGSVFNRRKYYMPKWLYNNL, from the coding sequence ATGGACGGTTCAACGAATATCCTGACCATAGCCAGCCCGAGCGAGACCAACCTGACCTCGACCGTGCTCGACCCTTCCCTGCGGATCCTGCTCTTGACGTCCGCCAACACAGGCACCGGAACCAGCACCAGCGCGATGGCGCTGGCCGCTCAACTGGCGCAGATGAGCAACGGTCGCGTACTGCTGGTGGATGCCAGCCAGTCACCGCGCAACCTCAGCCAGCAACTGTCGTTGCACAAAGAGCGCGGTTTTACCGATCTGTTGTTCAACAGCCTCGCCCCGCCCTTGCTGCAGGACTGCGTGGTGCAGGCGTCCAGCCTGCCCTTCGACGTGTTGCCCCACGGGCGCCTGGGCCGCAATGCCGAACGCTTGAGCCCCGAGCGACTGCGCCCACTGTTCAGGCAACTGGCGGCGCAATACCGCTTTGTGGTGATCGACGCCGACGCGGTGTATTCGGCCAGCGACACACTGGTGCTCAGCACCCAGGTCGACGGCGTGGTGCTGGTGGTGCGCGGTGAAGACACCCGCTGGGAAGTGGCCCAGGCCGCCCGCCAGCGCCTGTCCCAGGCCGGCGCGAAAGTGGTCGGCAGCGTGTTCAATCGCCGCAAGTACTACATGCCCAAGTGGCTCTACAACAACCTGTAA
- a CDS encoding sugar transferase → MTRHEQVIEINAPGRDKRVDPDHRRRLDAAIHRQGRGWLTGRDGGRPWTVSRTNRIVACLGALAILLLLCPLLLGLALLVKFSSPGPVLFVQKRTGYRGRVFGMYKFRTMVADAEALKESLRHLNKHGADAIDFKIDNDPRITPIGRFLRRSSLDELPNLINVVTGDMRLVGPRPTSFNAYRYKDNHLVRLSIYPGMTGLWQISGRSNIDFDQRVELDLSYIAEQSLWLDLKILMITPFKVFSGHGAS, encoded by the coding sequence ATGACCCGACATGAGCAAGTCATCGAGATCAACGCCCCTGGACGCGACAAGCGTGTCGATCCCGACCACCGCAGGCGCCTGGACGCGGCCATCCACCGCCAGGGTCGAGGTTGGTTGACCGGTCGCGACGGCGGCCGGCCCTGGACGGTCTCGCGCACCAATCGCATAGTGGCCTGCCTCGGCGCGCTGGCGATCCTGCTGCTGTTATGCCCGCTGCTGCTGGGCCTGGCGCTGCTGGTCAAGTTCTCCAGCCCCGGTCCCGTGCTGTTCGTGCAAAAGCGCACCGGGTATCGCGGCCGAGTCTTCGGCATGTACAAGTTCCGCACCATGGTGGCCGATGCCGAGGCGCTCAAGGAGTCGCTGCGCCACCTCAACAAACACGGCGCCGATGCCATCGACTTCAAGATCGACAACGATCCGCGCATCACGCCCATCGGCCGGTTCCTGCGACGCAGCAGCCTCGACGAACTACCGAACCTGATCAATGTAGTGACCGGCGACATGCGCCTGGTGGGCCCCCGGCCGACCTCGTTCAACGCCTATCGCTACAAGGACAACCATCTTGTGCGCTTGAGCATCTACCCCGGCATGACCGGCCTTTGGCAGATCTCCGGGCGCAGCAATATCGACTTCGACCAGCGTGTGGAATTGGACCTCAGCTATATCGCTGAACAAAGCCTGTGGCTGGATTTGAAGATCCTGATGATTACCCCCTTCAAAGTGTTCAGCGGCCACGGAGCGAGTTAA
- a CDS encoding NAD-dependent epimerase — protein MNILVTGAAGFIGAHVVLRLLRDGHRVCGLDNFNDYYDPQLKHDRVTWVNDQAGEFPLARIDLVDAPAIDELFQARRPDVVIHLAAQAGVRYSLEKPQAYVDSNITGFLNILENCRRYPVKHLIYASSSSVYGANSRTPYSVQDNVDHPLSLYAASKKANELMAHSYSHLFGIPCTGLRFFTVYGPWGRPDMSPIQFARAIVEDRVLQLFNHGEHQRDFTYIDDIVESIARLLDRAPQVTPLLDHEQPDPATSRAPWRIYNIGGQHPVALRTYVALLEKHLGQTARIELLPLQAGDVLNTCADASDLAQATGFKPCIELDDGLGRFIRWFLDYYAQPAHAPHATERLRPNLSGGIHDPT, from the coding sequence ATGAACATCCTGGTCACCGGCGCGGCCGGCTTCATCGGCGCCCACGTCGTGCTGCGACTGCTGCGCGACGGCCATCGGGTGTGCGGGCTCGACAACTTCAACGACTACTACGACCCGCAGCTCAAGCACGACCGCGTGACCTGGGTAAACGACCAGGCCGGCGAATTTCCCCTGGCGCGGATCGATCTGGTCGACGCGCCGGCCATCGATGAACTGTTCCAGGCCCGGCGCCCGGACGTAGTGATTCACCTTGCCGCCCAAGCGGGCGTGCGCTACTCGCTGGAAAAACCACAAGCCTATGTCGACAGCAACATCACCGGGTTCCTGAATATTCTGGAAAACTGCCGCCGCTATCCGGTCAAGCACCTGATCTACGCCTCCTCAAGCTCGGTATACGGCGCCAATTCGCGCACGCCTTATTCGGTGCAGGACAACGTCGACCATCCGCTGTCGCTGTACGCGGCCAGCAAAAAAGCCAACGAACTGATGGCCCACAGCTACAGCCACCTGTTCGGCATTCCCTGCACCGGCCTGCGCTTCTTCACGGTGTACGGCCCTTGGGGCCGGCCAGACATGTCGCCGATCCAGTTTGCCCGCGCCATCGTCGAAGACCGTGTGCTGCAACTGTTCAATCACGGCGAGCACCAACGCGATTTCACCTACATCGACGACATCGTCGAAAGCATCGCCCGCCTGCTCGACCGTGCGCCCCAGGTCACGCCCCTGTTGGATCACGAACAACCGGACCCTGCCACCAGCCGTGCGCCCTGGCGGATCTACAACATCGGCGGGCAGCACCCGGTGGCGCTGCGCACCTATGTCGCACTGCTGGAAAAGCACCTGGGACAAACCGCCCGCATCGAACTGCTCCCCCTGCAAGCAGGAGATGTGCTCAACACCTGCGCCGATGCCAGCGACCTGGCACAGGCCACCGGTTTCAAGCCGTGTATCGAACTGGACGACGGCCTGGGCCGCTTCATCCGGTGGTTCCTCGATTACTACGCACAGCCTGCCCACGCACCGCACGCAACTGAACGCTTGCGGCCCAACCTCAGCGGAGGAATCCATGACCCGACATGA
- a CDS encoding UDP-glucose dehydrogenase family protein — MDVSVFGTGYVGLIQAAAMADVGHRVLCIDIDPNKIRQLQQAVPTISEPGLSSLLEDNIKEGRLSFSSQASDAVNHGELIFIAVGTPADEDGSADLSHVLAVTRQIADFMDSDRTLVIKSTVPVGTADKVAECARQALAQRGLKQLNVRVVSNPEFLKEGSALADCMRPDRIIIGTADPLARDQMTELYAPFCRNHEKLMFMDNRSAELTKYAANAMLATRISFMNELANLTERLGADIEAVRKGIGSDPRIGYHFIYPGCGFGGSCFPKDLRALLHTAEQSGMPLRLLRSVTDVNDSQRHILFEKLATQFQEGLAGKSIAIWGLAFKPNTDDMREAPSRYLMEALWREGARVHAYDPEAMSECRRLYGYRKDLNLCATRDDTLEDADALVICTEWKNFRVVDFDLLASKLRARVIIDGRNLYNPEHLAAAGLLYRGIGLRHTVPGTPLPGPQA; from the coding sequence ATGGACGTGAGTGTATTTGGTACGGGGTATGTCGGGCTGATCCAGGCCGCCGCCATGGCCGACGTCGGACATCGCGTTTTGTGCATCGATATCGACCCGAACAAAATCCGGCAACTGCAACAGGCCGTACCGACCATCAGCGAGCCGGGGCTGTCCAGCTTGCTCGAAGACAACATCAAGGAAGGACGCTTGTCGTTCAGCTCCCAGGCCAGCGACGCAGTCAATCATGGCGAGCTGATTTTCATCGCCGTCGGCACCCCCGCCGATGAAGACGGCTCGGCAGACCTGAGCCATGTGCTGGCCGTCACCCGGCAAATCGCCGACTTCATGGACAGCGACCGCACCCTGGTCATCAAATCCACGGTGCCGGTGGGCACGGCCGACAAGGTGGCCGAATGCGCCCGCCAGGCGCTGGCGCAGCGGGGCCTGAAACAGTTGAACGTACGCGTGGTGTCCAATCCCGAGTTCCTCAAGGAAGGCAGTGCGCTGGCCGATTGCATGCGCCCCGACCGGATCATCATCGGCACCGCCGACCCGCTGGCCCGCGACCAGATGACGGAGCTCTACGCGCCCTTTTGCCGCAACCACGAAAAACTGATGTTCATGGACAACCGCAGCGCCGAACTGACCAAGTACGCCGCCAATGCCATGCTCGCCACCCGCATCAGCTTCATGAACGAACTGGCCAACCTCACCGAACGGCTGGGCGCCGACATCGAAGCCGTGCGCAAAGGCATCGGCTCGGACCCACGCATCGGTTACCACTTCATTTACCCCGGCTGCGGTTTTGGCGGCTCATGCTTTCCCAAAGACCTGCGGGCCTTGCTGCACACCGCCGAACAAAGCGGCATGCCACTGCGCTTGTTGCGCAGCGTCACCGACGTCAATGACAGCCAGCGGCATATCCTCTTCGAGAAACTGGCGACGCAATTCCAGGAGGGCCTGGCCGGCAAATCGATTGCCATCTGGGGCCTGGCATTCAAGCCCAACACCGATGACATGCGCGAAGCCCCCAGCCGCTACCTCATGGAAGCGCTGTGGCGCGAAGGCGCCCGCGTCCACGCCTATGACCCGGAAGCCATGTCCGAATGCCGGCGCCTCTACGGCTATCGAAAGGACCTGAACCTCTGCGCCACCCGCGACGACACCCTGGAAGACGCCGACGCCCTGGTGATCTGCACCGAGTGGAAGAATTTTCGCGTGGTGGACTTCGACCTACTGGCGAGCAAGTTGCGCGCCCGGGTGATCATCGATGGCCGCAACCTGTACAACCCCGAACACCTGGCCGCCGCCGGACTGCTGTATCGCGGTATCGGGCTGCGGCACACCGTGCCGGGCACTCCGCTACCCGGGCCGCAAGCATGA
- a CDS encoding sulfatase-like hydrolase/transferase, with product MARYLKELLLVLYLLKGYDYYLDRLSALGLGFATLLFGAMFTVLVLALWMSAYIRQTLVRHVFALAMFVSAVFFEVYTRVTDSYLTYSQFVSLVYSGGFIQEAAYQYRDVIISAVISGLLLLFGIALKPRRSVRLPGYLPIAAPVLGMLLLSGVLFVRAGEGARGLPVMYTPLAYLNLFAYESLHSTIGPREPVTLVRRSSLIEQDIVLIIDESIGGNYLDINAPFGVHTGLKTPPEGVDIFNFGYAASIANCSADTNVTLRYGGTRADYIRINSTRPSIWQYAKKAGLRTVYIDAQRTGGYLQNLMTELEKQDIDEFVQFDQASVRDRDMAAAAKLIELLGDNQAELVVINKVGAHFPVHDKYPDDFMNYRPALPRGQFQEVADTASRDGFNGQKDDWLLYRNAYQNTLLWNVGEFFKRIFQQADLSHAVLIYTSDHGQDLHERGNPGLNTHCGGDPVAEEGLVPLVVIQGSQLHTLDWRDAWARNKDRSSHYNIFPTLLQLMGYDPAGVESAYGKSLSQPTDDDFTFNYRFNARLGAKPAWKHIDLGDIVTPQSGQVEMAVGH from the coding sequence ATGGCCCGTTACCTCAAGGAACTGCTGCTGGTTCTGTACCTGCTCAAGGGATACGACTATTACCTCGACCGTCTCAGCGCGTTGGGCCTGGGGTTCGCCACGTTGCTGTTCGGCGCCATGTTCACGGTGCTGGTGCTGGCGCTGTGGATGAGTGCCTACATACGCCAGACCCTGGTGAGGCATGTGTTTGCCTTGGCGATGTTTGTTTCAGCGGTGTTTTTCGAGGTGTACACCCGGGTCACGGACAGTTACCTGACCTATAGCCAGTTCGTTTCGCTGGTGTACTCGGGGGGATTTATCCAGGAGGCGGCTTATCAGTACCGCGACGTGATTATCAGCGCGGTGATCAGCGGCTTGCTGCTGTTATTCGGCATCGCGCTCAAGCCTCGGCGGTCGGTGCGGTTGCCCGGTTATTTGCCCATCGCGGCGCCGGTGCTGGGCATGTTGTTGCTCAGTGGCGTGTTGTTCGTGCGGGCGGGCGAGGGCGCGCGCGGCCTGCCGGTGATGTACACGCCGTTGGCCTATTTGAATCTGTTTGCCTACGAGTCCTTGCACAGCACCATCGGTCCCCGGGAGCCGGTCACCCTGGTGCGACGGTCGTCTTTGATCGAGCAGGATATCGTGCTGATCATCGATGAAAGCATTGGCGGCAATTACCTGGATATCAACGCGCCATTCGGCGTGCACACCGGGCTGAAGACGCCGCCCGAGGGCGTGGACATCTTCAATTTCGGTTATGCGGCCTCCATCGCCAATTGCAGCGCCGACACCAACGTCACCCTGCGCTATGGTGGCACGCGCGCCGACTACATACGCATCAACAGCACCCGGCCGTCGATCTGGCAATATGCCAAAAAGGCGGGTTTGCGTACCGTCTACATCGACGCCCAACGCACTGGTGGCTACCTGCAAAACCTGATGACCGAGCTGGAAAAACAGGACATCGACGAATTCGTCCAGTTCGACCAGGCCAGCGTACGCGACCGTGACATGGCGGCTGCGGCGAAGTTGATCGAACTGCTGGGCGACAACCAGGCCGAACTGGTGGTGATCAACAAGGTGGGGGCGCATTTCCCGGTACACGACAAATACCCCGACGACTTCATGAACTACCGCCCGGCCTTGCCGCGAGGGCAGTTCCAGGAGGTGGCCGACACCGCTAGCCGCGATGGCTTCAATGGCCAGAAAGATGACTGGTTGCTGTATCGCAATGCTTACCAGAACACCTTGCTGTGGAACGTCGGCGAGTTCTTCAAGCGAATCTTCCAGCAGGCCGATTTGAGCCATGCCGTGCTGATCTACACCTCCGACCACGGCCAGGACCTGCACGAGCGTGGCAACCCCGGGCTCAACACCCATTGCGGCGGTGATCCGGTGGCGGAGGAGGGGTTGGTGCCGTTGGTAGTGATCCAGGGCAGCCAATTGCACACCCTTGATTGGCGTGATGCCTGGGCTCGGAACAAGGACCGTTCGAGCCACTACAACATCTTCCCGACGCTGTTGCAGTTGATGGGTTACGACCCGGCCGGGGTTGAATCGGCCTATGGGAAATCCCTGAGCCAACCAACCGATGATGATTTCACTTTCAACTATCGCTTTAATGCGCGGTTGGGGGCGAAACCGGCTTGGAAACACATCGACTTGGGCGACATCGTGACACCGCAGTCCGGCCAGGTTGAGATGGCGGTGGGGCATTGA
- a CDS encoding ABC transporter ATP-binding protein, whose protein sequence is MLEVRQVHKSYPTPQGPLPVLQGIDLTLMPGSSLALMGESGSGKSTLLHLVAGLDKVDRGSIRSGEHRLDGMSESQLANWRRTEIGLVFQQFNLISSLSVEDNLAFQARLCGRHDAAWQAHLVQRLGLSGLLRRYPEQLSGGQQQRVALGRALASRPPLLLADEPTGSLDEATSDEVLQLLLELLEGSPTSLLMVTHSPRVAARLAQRVVLHGGRLAQVTQG, encoded by the coding sequence ATGCTTGAAGTCCGCCAAGTGCACAAAAGCTATCCCACGCCTCAGGGCCCATTGCCAGTGCTGCAAGGCATCGACCTGACGCTGATGCCCGGTAGCAGCCTGGCGCTGATGGGAGAGTCGGGCAGTGGCAAGAGCACCTTGCTGCATCTGGTCGCCGGGCTGGACAAAGTCGATCGCGGCAGCATCCGCAGTGGCGAACATCGGCTCGACGGCATGAGCGAAAGCCAATTGGCGAATTGGCGACGCACGGAAATCGGCCTGGTGTTCCAGCAGTTCAACCTCATCAGCAGCTTGTCGGTGGAGGACAACCTGGCGTTCCAGGCGCGTCTGTGCGGCCGTCATGACGCAGCGTGGCAAGCCCATCTGGTACAGCGGCTCGGGCTTTCAGGGCTGTTGCGGCGTTATCCCGAGCAACTGTCCGGCGGCCAGCAACAGCGGGTAGCGCTGGGGCGGGCATTGGCTTCGCGACCGCCCTTGTTGCTGGCCGATGAACCCACCGGCAGCCTCGACGAAGCCACCAGCGACGAAGTCCTGCAACTGCTACTGGAACTGCTGGAGGGCAGCCCCACCAGCCTGCTGATGGTGACCCACAGTCCACGGGTGGCAGCTCGCCTGGCCCAGCGCGTGGTATTGCACGGCGGGCGGTTGGCGCAGGTGACCCAAGGGTGA
- a CDS encoding ABC transporter permease: MMIFRQTLKALLSHWRQHPVQFFSVLTGLWLATSLLTGVQALNSQARDSYARASQLIGGEPQASLSAPGGGTFPQQWFVELRRQGWPVSPVLQARVLLKDHEDQRLQLTGIDPVSLPPGAALAGQAREMTEVVAFFTDPGRTWIAPQTLQALGLTEGDRPRSVDGQTLPPLHAQEDMAPGVLLMDIGFAQQVLGLPEQLSRLLLPATFSAALPEAFTGRLQLKHADEENNLSRLTESFHLNLDALGFLSFVVGLFIVHAAIGLALEQRRSLLRTLRACGVSARVLVTSLTIELGALALLGGIAGVLSGYWLASLLLPDVAASLRGLYGAEVAGHLNLSPWWWFSGVGLSLLGALLAGADSLLRAARLPLLALANPQAWHQAHAQWLRRQGWVATVAALIAASALIWGDSLASGFVLMTALLLGAALALPVLLNSALKRLSSRSRSVLGQWFLADCRQQLPTLSLALMALLLALAANIGAGSMTAGFRQTFSNWLEQRLTAELYINPQTPAQADELHAWLKQQPAITAVVPLWQVSVPLQGWPTDIHGIIDHPHYRQHWPLLDSAGDKPWEQLAAADTLMLSEQLARRLKVGIGDQLTLPTPQGPWALRIVGIYADYGNPKGHVLVNVDHLLAHWPNLTPNRFNLRIEPSAIPALLTALQDRFSLDDSRIVDQARLKGWSTQVFERTFAATAALNSLTLAVAGVALFISLLTQSQSRLAQLAPLWALGVTRRQLMLLNLGQTWLLALLTLVLALPLGIALAWCLDTVINVQAFGWRLPLRVLPLQLVQLLALAMLATLLASAWPLYALYRTQPADLLRTFAHED, from the coding sequence GTGATGATTTTTCGCCAGACCCTCAAAGCCCTGCTCAGCCATTGGCGCCAACACCCGGTGCAATTCTTCAGCGTGCTGACCGGCCTGTGGCTGGCAACCAGCCTGCTCACTGGCGTGCAAGCGCTGAACAGCCAGGCCCGGGACAGCTACGCTCGGGCCAGCCAACTGATCGGCGGCGAACCCCAGGCCAGCCTCAGTGCGCCCGGTGGCGGCACCTTTCCCCAGCAATGGTTTGTCGAGCTGCGGCGTCAGGGCTGGCCGGTGTCGCCAGTGTTGCAGGCTCGGGTGCTGCTCAAGGACCACGAGGATCAGCGCCTGCAACTGACCGGCATCGACCCGGTGTCGCTGCCGCCCGGTGCCGCGCTGGCGGGGCAGGCGCGGGAGATGACTGAGGTGGTGGCGTTCTTTACCGACCCCGGCCGCACCTGGATCGCCCCGCAAACCTTGCAAGCCCTGGGGCTGACCGAGGGCGACCGACCCCGGAGTGTCGATGGGCAAACCCTGCCGCCGTTGCATGCCCAGGAGGACATGGCGCCGGGCGTGCTGTTGATGGACATCGGTTTTGCCCAACAGGTACTCGGGTTGCCGGAGCAATTGTCGCGACTGTTGCTGCCCGCCACGTTCAGTGCCGCATTACCGGAAGCGTTCACCGGTCGCCTGCAACTCAAGCACGCCGATGAAGAAAACAACCTGTCGCGCCTGACCGAAAGTTTTCACCTGAACCTCGATGCCTTGGGGTTTTTATCCTTCGTGGTGGGACTGTTCATCGTTCACGCGGCCATCGGCCTGGCCCTGGAACAACGCCGCAGTCTGTTGCGGACCCTGCGCGCCTGTGGTGTCAGTGCGCGGGTGCTGGTCACCAGCCTGACCATCGAACTGGGCGCGTTGGCCTTGCTGGGCGGGATCGCCGGGGTGCTCAGCGGCTATTGGCTGGCGAGCCTGTTGTTGCCCGATGTCGCGGCGAGCCTGCGAGGTTTGTATGGCGCCGAAGTGGCCGGACACTTGAACCTCAGCCCATGGTGGTGGTTCAGCGGTGTCGGCTTGAGTCTGCTCGGTGCGCTGCTGGCCGGCGCTGACAGCCTTTTGCGGGCGGCGCGCCTGCCCTTGCTGGCGCTGGCCAACCCCCAGGCCTGGCATCAGGCCCATGCCCAATGGCTGCGACGCCAGGGTTGGGTGGCGACGGTGGCGGCATTGATTGCCGCCTCGGCGTTGATCTGGGGCGATAGCCTGGCCAGTGGTTTTGTCCTGATGACCGCCTTGTTGCTGGGCGCGGCGCTGGCCTTGCCGGTGTTGCTCAACAGTGCGCTGAAGCGGTTGTCGAGCCGCAGCCGCTCGGTGCTCGGGCAGTGGTTTCTTGCCGATTGCCGCCAGCAATTGCCGACATTGAGCCTGGCGCTGATGGCTTTGTTGCTGGCGCTGGCGGCCAATATCGGCGCCGGCAGCATGACCGCCGGTTTTCGCCAGACCTTCAGCAACTGGCTCGAACAACGGTTGACCGCCGAGTTGTACATCAACCCGCAGACCCCGGCCCAGGCGGACGAACTGCACGCCTGGCTCAAGCAACAACCGGCGATCACTGCCGTCGTTCCCCTCTGGCAAGTCTCGGTCCCGTTGCAGGGCTGGCCGACGGATATCCACGGCATCATCGATCACCCCCACTATCGACAGCATTGGCCGCTGCTGGATTCGGCCGGCGACAAGCCGTGGGAACAACTGGCCGCCGCCGACACCCTCATGCTCAGCGAACAACTGGCACGGCGTCTCAAGGTGGGTATCGGCGATCAGTTGACCCTGCCGACACCTCAGGGGCCATGGGCACTGCGCATCGTTGGCATCTACGCCGACTACGGCAATCCCAAGGGCCATGTGCTGGTCAACGTCGATCACTTGCTGGCGCACTGGCCGAACCTGACGCCGAACCGTTTCAACCTGCGCATCGAACCGTCCGCGATCCCGGCGCTACTGACAGCGTTGCAAGACCGGTTCAGCCTGGATGACAGCCGCATCGTCGACCAGGCCCGGCTCAAGGGCTGGTCGACCCAGGTGTTCGAACGCACCTTCGCCGCCACCGCTGCCCTCAACAGCCTGACCCTGGCGGTGGCCGGGGTGGCGCTGTTCATCAGTCTGCTGACCCAGAGCCAGAGTCGCCTCGCTCAGTTGGCGCCGCTGTGGGCGCTGGGGGTGACGCGTCGGCAGTTGATGCTGCTCAACCTCGGCCAGACCTGGCTGCTGGCGCTGCTGACCTTGGTCCTGGCGTTGCCGCTGGGCATCGCCCTGGCCTGGTGCCTGGACACGGTGATCAACGTGCAGGCTTTCGGTTGGCGCCTGCCATTGCGGGTGTTGCCGTTGCAATTGGTGCAATTGCTGGCCCTGGCGATGCTCGCCACGCTGCTGGCATCGGCCTGGCCGCTGTATGCGTTGTACCGCACGCAGCCGGCGGATTTGCTGAGGACCTTTGCCCATGAAGATTAG
- a CDS encoding lipocalin-like domain-containing protein, with product MKIRVGVLLLLALLSGCDDSAPAQKGFAGLGDQAVAFTPVVPGRVFSFPADHGIHEGFRIEWWYVTANLKDAQGHEFGVQWTLFRSALNAAPQAGGWRNQTIWLGHAAVTSATVHHAAERYARGGVGQAGVRTTPFEAWIDDWRFGTRTTGVDPLADMQLQARDPRFSYALRLTSTRPLVLQGDHGFSQKSEQGQASYYYSQPFFQASGELEIDGQRYAVSGPAWLDREWSSQPLSANQTGWDWFSLHLDSGEHLMLYRMRHKDGAPYLTGTWIDAQGQAQTLHAGQISLAPLESAKVAGRSMPVRWSIKIPARQLDVTTQPLNPNAWMNLQIPYWEGPVRLNGSHVGNGYLEMTGY from the coding sequence ATGAAGATTAGAGTCGGCGTGTTGTTGCTGCTGGCGTTGCTCAGCGGTTGTGATGACTCCGCGCCAGCGCAGAAGGGTTTTGCCGGCCTCGGCGACCAGGCTGTGGCCTTCACCCCGGTGGTGCCTGGACGGGTATTCAGTTTCCCCGCCGACCACGGGATTCATGAAGGTTTTCGTATCGAGTGGTGGTACGTCACCGCCAATCTCAAGGATGCCCAGGGGCATGAGTTCGGCGTGCAATGGACGTTGTTTCGCAGCGCCTTGAATGCCGCGCCCCAGGCCGGCGGCTGGCGCAACCAGACGATCTGGCTCGGCCACGCGGCGGTCACATCCGCCACCGTGCACCATGCCGCCGAGCGTTATGCACGAGGCGGGGTGGGGCAGGCCGGGGTACGGACGACACCCTTCGAGGCCTGGATCGACGACTGGCGCTTCGGCACTCGAACGACGGGCGTCGACCCGCTGGCGGATATGCAATTGCAGGCCCGGGACCCGCGCTTCAGCTATGCGTTGCGGCTCACTTCGACCCGTCCGTTGGTGTTGCAGGGCGACCACGGTTTCAGCCAGAAATCCGAACAGGGGCAGGCGTCGTACTACTACAGCCAGCCGTTCTTCCAGGCCAGCGGTGAATTGGAAATCGATGGCCAGCGTTACGCGGTCAGCGGCCCGGCCTGGCTCGACCGAGAATGGAGCAGCCAGCCCCTGAGTGCAAACCAGACTGGCTGGGACTGGTTTTCCCTGCACTTGGACAGCGGCGAGCACCTGATGCTCTACCGCATGCGCCACAAGGACGGCGCGCCGTATCTCACGGGCACCTGGATCGACGCCCAGGGCCAAGCGCAAACCCTGCACGCCGGGCAGATCAGCCTGGCGCCACTGGAAAGCGCCAAGGTCGCCGGGCGGTCGATGCCGGTGCGCTGGTCGATCAAGATCCCTGCCAGGCAGCTCGACGTGACGACCCAACCCTTGAACCCCAACGCCTGGATGAACTTGCAGATTCCTTATTGGGAAGGGCCGGTGCGATTGAACGGTAGCCACGTCGGCAACGGCTACCTGGAAATGACCGGCTACTGA
- a CDS encoding Hcp family type VI secretion system effector, which translates to MATPAYMTITDNSQILLTEKAFTADSVGNIYQEGHKDEIMVQGFQHQVTIPRDPQSGQPTGQRIHQPLVITKVFDRTSPMLQEVLCRGETLAKVEIKWYRTSASGTQEHYYTTTLEDAIIVEIKDYMLNCQDPANSHFTHLQDVHFSYRKITWNHIACSTLGVDDWRAPAAG; encoded by the coding sequence TTGGCTACCCCCGCGTACATGACCATTACAGACAACAGTCAAATATTACTGACCGAGAAGGCGTTTACCGCCGACTCGGTGGGTAACATTTATCAGGAAGGTCATAAAGACGAAATCATGGTGCAAGGTTTCCAGCATCAGGTGACCATTCCACGAGACCCCCAGTCCGGTCAGCCAACTGGTCAACGCATACACCAACCCTTAGTCATCACTAAAGTCTTTGACAGAACCTCACCGATGCTGCAGGAAGTCCTGTGCCGCGGCGAAACCCTGGCCAAAGTTGAAATCAAGTGGTACCGCACTTCAGCCTCCGGAACCCAAGAGCATTACTACACCACTACGCTGGAGGACGCGATTATCGTCGAAATCAAGGACTACATGCTCAACTGCCAAGACCCGGCAAATTCACATTTCACTCACCTGCAAGATGTGCACTTCTCGTACCGCAAGATCACCTGGAATCACATAGCCTGCAGCACGCTGGGCGTCGATGACTGGCGTGCACCGGCCGCCGGTTAA